TTCGGATTCGTTATAAGAGCCGCCCACCAGGACTACTTTAATATCCACCATGCGATAGCCCGCGAGTATACCCGCTTCCATGGCGTCCTTTACGCCGTTTTCCACGTGCGGGATAAACAAGTCCGGTATCTCTCTGTTTTTCAATTTCCTCTCGAATATGAGTCCCGAGCCCGGTTTCAACGGCTCCATCATCAGGATGACATGACCTACCTGGTTTTTGCCCGCGATCTGCCTCTCATACCTGTTCTCTATCGTTACCGGCCTGGTTATCGTTTCCTTGTACGAAACCTGGGGCTTACCGATGTTTGCGCTCACATTGAATTCGCGCGTAAGCCGGTCGATAATGATCTCAAGGTGCAGTTCACCCATACCGGATATTATATTTTGTCCCGTATCCTGGTCCGTCTTAACCCGAAATGTCGGATCCTCGTCTTCAAGTCGTTTCAGGGCTGCGGCCATTTTATCCTGGTCTGCCTTCGTTTTAGGCTCGATGGCAATCGAGATCACGGGATCGGGAAAGTCCATTCGCTCCAAAAGGATTTGCCCGCTTTCCACGGCTAACGTATCCCCGGTCCTCACGGTTTTAAGCCCTACGACAGCGGCGATATCGCCCGTAAAAATTTCCGAAACGTCTTCCCTGTCGTTTGCATGCATCCTGAGAATTCGTCCTATCCTTTCACGTTTTTTCTCGGACACATTCATGACGGCATCGCCGGTTTTAATATGTCCCGCATAGACCCTGATATATGCAAGCTTGCCGACATAGGGATCGGACATAATTTTAAAGACCAGGGCGGTAAAGGGCTCCTTGTCATTTGCTTCGCGCGAGATCATCTCTTCGTAATTTTTCGGATCATGTCCCTGGACGGGTTTTACGTCCCTGGGTGAAGGGAGGTACTCGATAATTGCATCAAGAACCGGCTGGACCCCCTTGTTTTTCAAGGCACTCCCGCAGAAGACAGGATAAAGTGCGGAACGCATTGTAGCCTCACGCACGGCTTTCCTTATCTCCTCGGGGGAGATATCCGCGCCCTCGAGGAACTTCTCCATCAGCCCGTCATCGAACTCGGCGAGCGCCTCGAGCATCGTCTCGCGGTGCGACCGCGCCGATTGGATATGTTCCTCCGGAATATCAAGTTCCTGGATATCCTCGCCCATCTGACCGGTCCATACGAGGCTCTTCATCGTAACGAGGTCCACCACGCCCGCGAACTTGTCCTCGGAGCCCATGGGAATCTGCAGCGGGAGGGGACGGGCATGCAGCCGTTCCTCGATCATCTTCAGGCAGCGGGCATAATCAGCCCCCACACGATCCATTTTATTCACAAAACAGATCCTGGGAATATGATACCTGTCCGCCTGCCGCCACACCGTTTCGGATTGCGGTTCTACGCCGGCAACCCCGTCGAATACGGCGATTGCCGAATCCAGAACGCGAAGGCTCCGCTCAACCTCGATGGTAAAATCCACGTGACCGGGCGTATCGATAATATTGATGCGGGTATTCTTCCAGAATGTGGTAGTCGCGGCCGCCGTGATGGTGATCCCCCGTTCCTTCTCCTGGATCATCCAGTCCATTTCCGCCGTTCCCTCGTGTACCTCGCCGATCTTGTAGGTTTTCCCCGTGTAATACAGGATACGCTCCGTGAGCGTGGTTTTCCCTGCATCGATATGCGCCATGATGCCGATATTTCGGGTTCGTGTCAGCGGGAGCTCTCTGCCCATTGGGTTTTCCTTTGATCGACTGAATACGCGAATACCAGGGTTCTCCCCTGGTATTCAAGAAAAATGATCGAACGCTGCGGACGGCTAAAACTTGTAGTGCGAAAACGCCTTGTTTGCCTCGGCCATCTTATGCGTGTCTTCACGTTTCTTTATGGAGGCACCGGTGTTGTTATACGCGTCCATGAGCTCGCCCGCGAGCTTCTGAAACATCGTTTTCTCCGACCGGCCGCGGGAATAGCTGATAAGCCAGCGGATTCCGAGCGCCTGCCTGCGCTCGGGACGAATCTCGATAGGAACCTGGTACGTGGCTCCGCCGACCCGGC
The nucleotide sequence above comes from Spirochaetota bacterium. Encoded proteins:
- the fusA gene encoding elongation factor G yields the protein MGRELPLTRTRNIGIMAHIDAGKTTLTERILYYTGKTYKIGEVHEGTAEMDWMIQEKERGITITAAATTTFWKNTRINIIDTPGHVDFTIEVERSLRVLDSAIAVFDGVAGVEPQSETVWRQADRYHIPRICFVNKMDRVGADYARCLKMIEERLHARPLPLQIPMGSEDKFAGVVDLVTMKSLVWTGQMGEDIQELDIPEEHIQSARSHRETMLEALAEFDDGLMEKFLEGADISPEEIRKAVREATMRSALYPVFCGSALKNKGVQPVLDAIIEYLPSPRDVKPVQGHDPKNYEEMISREANDKEPFTALVFKIMSDPYVGKLAYIRVYAGHIKTGDAVMNVSEKKRERIGRILRMHANDREDVSEIFTGDIAAVVGLKTVRTGDTLAVESGQILLERMDFPDPVISIAIEPKTKADQDKMAAALKRLEDEDPTFRVKTDQDTGQNIISGMGELHLEIIIDRLTREFNVSANIGKPQVSYKETITRPVTIENRYERQIAGKNQVGHVILMMEPLKPGSGLIFERKLKNREIPDLFIPHVENGVKDAMEAGILAGYRMVDIKVVLVGGSYNESEAVDVAYRIAATMAVKDGARKGESTLLEPVMKLELVVPDEYMGEVINDVNTRRGKIEKIDVRGQLKVIDALVPLSEMFGYATSLRSLSQGRASHTLQFSHYDLVPKTITETIVARLMGRII
- a CDS encoding 30S ribosomal protein S7, with translation MPRRRRPEKREVLPDPKFSSTLVTKFINCMMYDGEKGVAENAFYKAMDILEQRAKKNPIEVFMQALDNVKPVVEVKSRRVGGATYQVPIEIRPERRQALGIRWLISYSRGRSEKTMFQKLAGELMDAYNNTGASIKKREDTHKMAEANKAFSHYKF